In Gadus chalcogrammus isolate NIFS_2021 chromosome 1, NIFS_Gcha_1.0, whole genome shotgun sequence, the sequence ttatttatattatttataattatattttaagcAACTTATCATTATTAATCAATGAGCTTCTCTTCGGCCcctaccctctccctccacagAGGAGATCATCCGACTGCTGGGTGAAGGGGGCCTCACCGCGGGGCCCTGTCTGTCCAGGAGGGCCCACAACGAGAGGCTGTCTGTGCTGCGCTTCCACAGGACTCCTCCGTCCACAGCTGTAGCCAGCTAAAAATAATTTATTGATAAAAATTTGAGATATTTTTTATCTtacttttttatatatttacaaattggcaatataaaacattacgcacatggaacacacacacaaaatatgaaaaaataaaagtttttgcCAACAAGTCGCTCTGTATCTATTTAATTTTAGATAATGAGTTTCTGTGTAGTGTATAGCTTGGCCTGTGTCATTTTGATATTCATTTTGCTAGTCCATATCTACAATAAATAAGctttattaaaagaaaaaaaaatctggacCTCACTATTGGTTAAACCCCGGCTACGGCCCTGCCTCAGACCGGTCTGTCCACACCGGACCGGCGGGGACCACCAGAGATCCTAGTGGGTCCtggtatgtctgcgtgtgtttcagTCTCAGTCTCTATCTaggtctctatctctctctaggTGTTTTTTCTTCTCTGCAAGAGGAGAAGGAATTCTTCATGAATGAGACCTGATCACAGATCTATGGGACCTAATTTTTGTTCTGAGAACTGCACTCCATACTAGATGTTATTCTGATTAAAAGTTCAGACTTGCTCTTCAAAGTTGTGGCCAGGGTCGGCTAAAGGCAAACCAAAGTTATGAAATTAAGAAAGAAATACGCGTGAGTCTACCATATCCTAATGCACTACTCGGCCGTACAGCGCAGCAATTACGATATTCAATTTTAAACCAACTTTGCTTGCAGTCTTgtccctcaccactggatgtcgccgtTAGTTTAAAAGCGACGAGCCCTTCGCGCTGGTTTTACTGATAGTGGCTGCTGCTTAGCAACAACCATAAGAGCAGGAGGTTCCACCGATGCACACATGAAAACAGGTCCCAGATTTGTGGCCGAAGATGGAGAAATAGATGCCAAACCGGTGGAAGGCTGCTCAGTGTTTTGCATAATAATAAACACTGTACTTTACTAGCCCTGTCGTGTTTTTTCGCAACTTTATGCTATAAAACAAGATGATTGTGGAAAAATGCTTTGTATAATTTTTGTGGATTCAtacatatatttaatatttgaataatgATTTATAGGCCTAATTTTAAATATGAATCGATACACCCATGTTAATAATGCTAATAACGCTGTGATTCTCTAGGACGCCATCGAAGGCCTTGTCGTTGTTAAAGTAACAGCGATATCTAGTGGTGTGGGGCTGGAATGCACGCAACGCAGGTTTAAAACAAGTTAtttttgtataaaaaaatacattagcaGGCTGTATTTATCGTTTGGATAAACAGAAGACAGGTTGATTTAAAGGCCGTGTTGTAGGTTAACCACCATTgttgattaatgggtacataaagcattCAAGATATGTATATAGTTTAAAAAATGTCTGGACTTTAACACCAAAATGGAGTTAAAgtccagtaggcctacagtttgTCGTTTTGGTAGTAACAGGGTTTTTTAACGCAATTCGGAGATGTATGATGGCCCGCGACCGTATAATTTGAAAATGTCAGACGTGAGAGGTTGAATGAGGAAGTGCCGAGAATACAGTGGCGGAGTGGTTTCTGGAGAGTCTGGAGAaatcccggtgggccgttaacgtttcggggccgccgggctgattactgcgggataacaatattgcgtttatgaAAGTTCCTTGCTGCGCcatccggcagcctgagctgtgcgcccgcaGCCTCTCACTCGCTCAGGACACACGCAAGAAAGAAGTAACAGCTATGacattgaactctcgtgcaggctcaaagagggtgacacacacacacacacacacacacacacacacacacacacacacacacacacacacacacacacacacacacacacacacacacacacaccttgaaggAGTtcttcacccgctccgtatccagCTTGTTCCACGCTTGTTCCAGTACCCAGGCTACAAgtatgcggcgagctggggctctcatgttccCTCCTGCGGTGTATTCCTTGTCCGCATCCCTTGCCATCCAGTTGTCGGACGATTCATGCAGACTAGCTTTGAATGGCTGATTCCTTGGATGTAGGCTACTTTGCGTGTGTCGTGTTATTCCGCCGATGTCGCTATGCTatatggttatgctgttgagagcttaaataaatggactacatAAATTGACTAcgaacaattattgaagtttaacaatttgtatttctatttatctatctgcaatctatgctatgctatctggctgtctgcctctctctctctctctctctgtttctctctctctctatactatctatctatcgaggCTATCTATATATCTTTGTATTCATCTATTTATCTGTATACAGTAATCTGTTTTAcactctcttactagtctcTCTTTACTCGTctctctcaagggtctcaagGCGGGCTTTGGTTTTTGGTCTCCCCAATGTGACctaatgcaatgcattgtgggggaAAGAATCAATTGCATACCGCTAAAATAGAACCGACTTTCGTATTCCATTACGTTTTAAAGGTGTTTATAGCTTGTTCTACCATCCCGGACACTCCCTTTCAAAAACACAGTGCTGTGTTCCGATATGCATACTTCCATTAGTACACTTAAACATAGTACATTAATCACACTCAAAGTGCGCAGATTTTCAGATATCACTGTTGTTCCAGATATCAGTGTTGTTCCAGTGTTGTTCTGAAATGGTAGAGTAGCTTGAGAACCCCCCATCAACGCCCTATGCTTGGGCGCTGGGGCTCTGCGGGTTTGGCATGGGATGCACTGCTCGCACCACTGTTGAATATCTTTAAGCATAGAGGGCCAATAACAAGTTTGCCTTGCCCGTTCCCATACTGTGATAAATGTGCCGAAGCAGGAGCCCCGTGTAGGTGCTGCAGCACATCAGGGACCAGCGAGGAGGGCACGACCACCTGACACATGTCACCCCCTGTGCGGGAAGATTTCACTGTCCGGCAGAGCAGTCCATTTTTTACAGAAAGGCAGGGATATTCAGTCCATAATTTCCAACATTGCCGAGAGCTACCTTTCATGTTCCCCCGCGTCGGTTGAGAACCACTCCCCTCAATCCATTGCAGCACTGCACTTGTGTCAGGATCGGTCTTTTGCAGCTCTCTTATTCTAGTCCCGTCATGTGAAGTGCATGCATGAAAGACATGTCAGACTCACTGTCTGTGTCCACTTGCTGCCCTGTGGTGAGGTCAGAGGTGCAGGGGTCCACAGCAGATGGCGGAGATGACAAAATGTCTGACCGGGGAACCAATGGCTCCATGTCTGAGCCAACAGAATTCACCTGAGCAGCTGTCTCCAATGGGTGTTGTTCACCACACCAGACCCTGGGTTTTGAGGCCGCCTTGAGAGAGCATCAGCATTGACGCAGTATTGCTGCTGACCCTCTTTGTGCTGCATGACCCAGTTAAAAGGGTTGAGTTCTAACACTCATCTCGCTCTCCTTCCTGAGGCCTGCTGATTGAATCCTGGAAAACACTTCACGCAGAGAGGAAAGATGTCCGTCAAAGGTGGGGCTGTAGATCAGCACATCATCGAGATAGACCATGCACACCTGCCAGGGAAGCCCTCTTAGCACCAGCTCCATAGTACGTTGAAATGTTGCAGGTGAGTTATTGAGGCCCATTGGCATCGACCGCCACTGATAGAGACCCCTGCCGGTGGTGAGGGCAGTTTTCTTCCTGAAATCCTCAACGACCTCCACCTGCCAGTAACCATTTGTGAAATCCAGGGTGGTGAACCACCGGGAGCCAGCTAGCGCATCCAAGGTGTCATCCACCCTGGGAAGAGGATGATAATCTTTGACGGTAATATTATTCAAGCGACGATAATCAAGGCAAAACCTCCACTCACCATTCTTTTTCTTCACCAGACCGACAGGCAAGGCCCAGGGGCTACAGCTTTCCTCAATCAACCCATCAGCTAGCAGGCCGCCACCTGCCTGTCTATCTCTTCTCGCTTGTCTGGTGAGGTCCCATGCTGTCGCATGGGACTATGGTGGTCGGTTTTGATGTGGTGTTTTATAAGTGTACATTTGCGTGTCAACCTTCTGTGTTCTACTAGCAGAGCACCCAATCGCGCTTCTCTCGACAGCAACCTGCGGGAGTGATACAAGCTCAGACTCATCCACTGAGAAAAACTCCAAGGTGGATACCCTCTCTGAGTACAATGTCCTGATCTGTAGGGTTTAACACACGGGCTGTAGGAACCCCATCTCTCACTGACATCACTGTGTGAGCCACAACACACCCACAATTGTTTTGGAGGTTCGGTGCTAAGTAGCCAACAAAGTCCGGGAGCTGGTCAACGAGGCCAGCTGGGGACACATTTACTGGAACCAGCATCTCACTGAGGGGCAATATTGTTGTTTCTGTGATAATGGAAACATTGCAACACTCTGGAATCAAGTCTTTGGCACTCAAAAAGGGAATTACAGTGTCCCATAATTGTAGTTTACCACAAGCATAGTCCAGTAGTGCATGGTTGACGTTAAGAAAGTCAAGTCCCAAAAGTGCTGCTTGTGTGGACCTCCTAAGCACATGGAAAACATGCTGCCAGGATGTAGAGTCGCAGTAACGGTGGCCAATGTGTCTAGCATCTGGCCATTCACAGCACGTGCGACAATGAAGTCTGCATTTAAGGGACGTTTACGTAGTGCCGGAACTGACATGCGAAAATCAGCACTGATAAATGGCTCCTGAGAACACTCATATATAGACTTCGGTCCCTTCGATGCTGCCCCTTACATATGAGGTATGCTGCTGGTCTGTTGTGTCATGTAATTGGATGTTACATGCTGAGGAGAGAAGCATTTCTCACTCTAAAGGGCCCCAAAGTGCGGTAGCTGACGTTTGGGCCGTAACATCAGCTACAAATCTTTTTTCCCAAACGGTTGGCAGGATCCTCCCTCTTGGGTGAGAGAAAACGCACCCGTCTTCTACTCTGTGAATCACCCTGGAAAGAGCCTCTGGTAGGTCTAGAATCCCGCCAAGTTGGAGAGGGGGTTCGGTCACCAAAGGATGCCTTGTAATTCTGTTTTCTGCCGGGACCTCCTTCCGCTTCTTGTTCCCGCCAGCCACGGTCGGGTGAGCGCCACCTGTGGTCACCCCGCTGGCGAGGCGACTGGCAGCCCTGCTCACCACACTGGCACTGGCCTCCAAGCACTGGGTGAGCGATTCTTTGTTCATCTCCCCAGCCGCTGGATTgcagtttcttgttttcatCTGCCATTCGTCTCATTTTCACTCTCATTTCTCTCCTATCTTCAGTCAGTCTGTCCAGGTTTCTGTACAAGCCACCTCCAGATATGGAGTGCACCATTGCTGCTGCGCCGCCTCCAGTCGGAATCTGGAGTATCGGAGTGTTGCGATAGGCAATCTGTAAAGCCTCTCGAGCCATCTCACATCGGCCGGCAATGATAAGGGCCTCATCCAGATCAATAGCCCCCTGCTCGTGATATTTAACTCTCAGGGCCGGGTCGAGCCCCGCCAGAAACCTGCAAAACTTGTCTTGTTTCTGAGCTATGTCGCCATAGCCTGGGAATGCTTCCAGAACTAGTTTACTTATTTCTGCTGCATACACATCCAAGCTCTCGCCCGGAGCACGGAGGCGGGCAGTGATGTTCGCTCTGaaacagtccagaaaatgtttgtgtCCAAATGCCTCCTGCAACCTCTCCTTTACTGCATTATAGTCGGCCTACACGGCTGCGGGCAGGCTATCCCATAACAGAAAAAGCTGCTTTGGTCAGATGCGTTGGTAAAATCCTGACGACTTCAAATTCATAGTCACCTTCAGTGCCTCCCACTAacgcctcatgcccactgcaccgtcagtcaacggacgtcagaaggcgtggctgacggatgggggagtagtctttgcagaggcatccgtcagccaatcaaatcgcttcccgctaacaacaacaaagccgGGTTCTttccgcttcttcctgcttgttgtgtTACTTGTCATTGCAAGATGGATCCCGTTGTAGCAAGGATGGTGTTGGTTCAGGTTGCTGGTGCTTTGGTCCACCGACGTGGAAAGCAAGTGCATCGGCGTTGGTGGGTTCACCCCATTCTCCGGACACGCAACCAGAGAGGGGAGTATCACGCACTTGTGCAGGAGTTGCGTCTGGATGCTCTCCTTTTCCACCAATATTTTCGGATGCCTCCGGACTACTTTGACGAGTTGCTTGGCAAGGTCGGTCCTCTCATTACCGTGGCAGACACACAGTTTCGTTCTGCAATTGGCCCTGCCGAGCGACTCGCCATTTGCCTACGGTaaggatacttttttttttttaatgatcacACAACTAGTGTTTCCATACAGCTCATTGGTGTGCACATACTGCTAGGCTATAGAAAAGGTGCCCATTTCCATCCACGGTGTTGTTTGCATAAGATTTCCTAATTAGGGAAGACATCTACCCATCTATAGCCATAGTAGTGTGCAGAGTGTTCCTGTTAAATCTCAGGTTATGTGGTAGAGCTATCTGTAAACAATCTAGTCATATTAGTTGTGGATGTCACATGGGATTATTTATGTATCAATGAAGAGTGTTGCAGATAAATGTGTTCCATCATAAAGCCTTTCTATTAACATGGTATGCAAGCAACCatgtatgaataataaatataactaaACTGTCATGACTCATGCCCTGTATATTTTAAAGTATATTTGAAGTATATTCTTTAATGCTTTCTTTTTTAGGTATCTTGCCACTGGCGATTCCTTTCACACGATTGGCTTCAGCTATCGTGTGGGCACTTCGTCAGTGTGTAGGATAGTGCGGGAGGTAGCCAGTGCCATCTGGACTGctttggtggaggaggagatgtctgTTCCCAAGAGGGCGGACTGGAGCACCATGGCCGAGCAGTTTGAGTGGCGCTGGAACTTCCCCAACTGCATCGGAGCGATTGATGGGAAGCATGTTGTGATACAAGCTCCAGGTAACTCTGGCTCCTTGTATTACAATTACAAGGGCACCTTCTCCCTGGTCCTCCTCGCCGTAGTGGACGCCGACTACCTCTTCCGGGTTGTGGATGTTGGAGGCTACGACAGGACGAGTGACAGCGGCTCCCTCCGTAACTCCGCGTTTGGGGAAGCTCTTCGCGATGGCACCCTTGACCTCCCTCCCGCCCGCGTCATCTCCGGCGCAGAGCAGCGGGGGCCACTTCCTCACGTGTTTGTGGGGGATGAGGCGTTCCCACTCATGACCCACCTGCTGCGGCCATTCCCTGGACAACATCACACTCAGGAGAAGCGAGTGTTCAACTACCGCCTCAGCCGGGCTCGTCTGGTAGTGGAATGTGCCTTCGGGATCTTGGCATCTAGGTGGCGCATGTACCGGCGCGTGATTGGCACCAGTCCTGAGgtagctgaggtgtgtgtgagggccacCTGTGTGCTGCACAACTTTCTGGAGAGGAAGAAGCTGCAGGGGAGAAGACGCGGGGTGGAACCGAACATCGAGCCATCGACTGATCCTGAAGCCCTGCGTGATGCACCCAGGATGGGCTCCAACAACGCCACCAGACTGACCATCCAGATGCGGGAGGCCTACTGTGCGTTCTTCAATGAGGAGGGTGCAGTGCCGTGGCAGCCAAGAGCCTAGCAACACAAAGGCTCTTCAACCAAACAGCTCTTTTAAGAGCTACCCATATCTTAAGAAAAGAAGCATATTCAAACTACACCTGCACCTTCCTATACCTGCGTATACATTGTACATTTGCTCAAGGTTAAGTTTTAAAAGTAAATGTAATAATGATTGATAatgatttggttttgtttttcacagatgACCCGAGCCAGCTTTCAAGAATCCCTATTGTCTTTCTGCAAGTGTACtgaataattattaatgtgctAATATTAATACAACataattccacttccaaattataatgtattataaCTGTATTATAAAAGGAACACATCACAATCAaagtcattttttttaattaagaacacacaacagaacaacaaaacGACAGAAACACCATAATTTAACACCATAACAAACATAACCTCAcgcactcagtcactcagtcactcagtcactgtCATTCTCCCTAACCTCCCCCTGTAGCGCCGCCATATCTGCCCTGGAAACGATCTGGTACACCTCGTACCGCACCATGGCTCTATTAGCACTTGAGAGCCTTCTCATGGCAGGGAGGAGGGACATAAAGAAAGCCTCGTCCTCAGAGGGGGGCTGCGGCTGTGGCTgcggctgtggctgtggctgtggttgCGGCTGTGAGGCAAGTGTAGCCAGCGGCTCCATGAATGCCAGCATGCCCTGTTCAAAGGAGGACATCTCAGGCCTCCGCCGCTTCCTACCCCTGCCCTCTTCTGGGGGCTGCACGCGCCACTGGCTCCTGCCCACAGGTCCACCGTCCGCTgctggggccggggccggggccggggctggggctggggctggggctgcttCATCTGCTGCTAGTGACAGCGCACCTGCCTCTCCATGCTCCtctatcaccaccatcaccgacACCGGGGATGGGTTGCGATGAGGGAGGTTGGAGGTGGTCCCTCGATTTTGCAGGAATGGAGCTAGGAAGCCCATCACCGCCATGTACCTCCACACAGGCTGCTTGTCGGCCCCTGCCCCACTCCTCTGggcttccttctccttcaccctctccctccgataTCGGTCCCTGAGGGATCTCCACCGCTTCACAAATTCAGCCgctgtaaataaatatatgaaataaaatTATTGATCACATTACAATCTACTTCAttcttttcattattattttctgtaaagACTTGAACATTTATGTCTATGTACTCTTTATAATCTATGTAGCAGTAGCTATGCTGTAGCTGCTATGTTTCGTTTTTGGATTCTGCACTGCATACACTGTCCAACTCGAATTAATAAATACAGGGATATTGTTTCCAAAACGCATATGTATACAGAAAGTGCATGTTTAAACATGTGTCAGCAATTGCAACTATACATTCTAGGTAGCagttaattatatattttggaGAATGCTAATGCTGGACCATGCATGCTGTATTGCTAGCAATCATTCAACACTGATTCATTTGAAAAGTAGTACATACATCgaaaataattagaaaataaatacatattaccTGTTTCCCCCACCTCCAACGACACATCTTGCCATGCCCGATCTTTTAATGTGGTGTCCCTGTATGTGTACAGGGACTGGTCATACAAAATCGGGCGAGAGCCAACGGCGATTATCAGTTTGTCCTCCATTTTTTAAATTAACTTCTCCGCCGCTCTCCCACTTTCCAGTAtcgagcccgagtcgcgtcacagtgcttaaatttgcatacgcgatctgattggatgacggatccgtcgctgccgaaaaagttgaaaatttttcaactttctgacggtggcgaacgctccaactgaacggacggatccacaatgcattgcgcgtccgtccccatgcaaagtcaatgggcaacggacaactgacggaggcagtgggcacggggcgtaataCCTTCATGGCAACCTCAAACTGCCTGGCCAAGCAGGGGAAACTTTGCTTTTCCTCTCCCGCAATGGGCGGTGGAAGTTCAATCTTTACGTTGCTGGAGAACAGTCTTTCCCTGCAGCGCTGCCTGTATTCCAACGGTTCCTCGTTAAACGTCCCCATTTATGTAGCTCTTTTTAACGGGGCTCAACGACAATAAGATGCAGGCTGAAGTCCTCACGCTGGACGCATCACAGACTCTCCACGCGTACTAGCTAAACTGTCTACAGCTAAACTAACCGCGCTAGAAGTGATTTATTACTTAACTAAACTTTTCACCACTTTTCCCAACAGTTTCATCCGTTTCAGTTGTTTTCGACTACTAATTCAACTAATTTAACCGCTGCCACCAATGTAACCCACTTTATTTTCAGCGCTaccaacacagagtcaaaacagcgacccacacgcaaacacttCCGTTCTGCCCCTTCAGttccctaacaggaactgggttagATAAGTATAGTAAGTACGGGAAGCATGGATGTCGGAACATGCCACTGTTCCCACATTGGAAAAACAGGGTGTCCGTCCCCCGCTAAAGTCCCCCACTTTAGTTCCACAGTGTAATATCAAACAATGAGCACCAAAACGTAATACCTCTGAGCAGCATGGATTTCATCTGTAGTTAACTTTGCTGTTATGCGTTCATTTTGCACTTTACCTATAGAAGGCAGATCCAGGGAGTCTAGAATTTTTTCCTTATGATTTGTGGTCGATGTTTTGGCATAAAGATCTTTGCAATAATCCCTGAGCATACCAAATTTATTTTGGTTCATATTTAATTTGGTTGGTGTTAGGATCACGTAGTTTATTGACTGTAATCCCTGCCCGTTTCTTACGTAATCTTCTCGCCAATAATTCGGCAGCTTTAGGGGCTAATTCATAGaaattttgttttaaatacctAGCCTTTATCTCTATTTCCTGTTGTAGTATTATATTAATTTGGTTTCTCACCTCTTTCATTTGTTGCtctatttgttttgtcttttttctcTTAATGTTTTTGTTCCAATTGTTTCAGGTCAGCTAACAGAGACTTGTACTgagtttctttttcttttttaagtttATTTGTAATTGCAATTAATTTTCCTCGTATGACAGCTTTTAGAGCATCCCATAGTATTGCTGGGTCTGTCTCGTCATTATCATTCTCCTCTAAGTACTTCTGTATTTCAGCTTTGATTGGTTCGACCACCTGTTTGTTATTTAATATCCCTACGTTTAATCTCCAAAATGTGTCTTTTCGTCTGGACTTcacatatatttttaaatagattGGGCTATGGTCCGACAAATTGGCAACTCCAATTTGACATCCCTGTATTCTATCCCTGTCTTCCTTCTGCATAAAAAAATTGTCAGTTCTTGAGTATACTGAGTGTGCTGCTGAATAATGACTGAAGTCTCTCTGTAGTGGATGTAGTTCCCTCCATACATCAAAAAAGCCCATTTCTTCCCATGTACTTTTCACTACCTTTGTGATAGGTTTCCTATTTCTCTTGCAACTAGTTGTGTCTAGGTCATAGTTCATTATCACATTGAGATCTCCTCCATATACATACACCTTCTATTTCTACAGCAATCAAATCAAATAGGGATTTAAAGAAGTGTTTATCGCTTTCAGGTGGGGCATATATGCTCACCAATGTTGCCATTGCTTGGTCAATTGTTCCTTTTACAATAATATAACGTCCCTCTTTATCTTTTATGTctttttgatattcaaatttGGTGGCATTTGCGAATTAGCATTGCAACACCTCTTTTGTGGGTGATAGAATGGGAGTCAacgtacttccgctcaattttggGATCAAAAGTGTTTTTAAATCCAAATCTTTTCAACTTTTCATGTTCTGTTTGTGAAAGGTGGGTTTCTTGCAGAAAGTTAATCTGCCTACTCTCCTTTTAATTTTTGCTATAATTTTATAGCTACACAATttgttataatttttataattttaGCTCTTTTGACTGGGTTTGCTAAGCCATTAACATTTAGAGACATAAGCTTGATACATTCTTGTTTGGTAGTCATTGGCGGTTTTTGGTCTGTTCACATTGGGGTGTCTCCCCCTCAGGCTAACAGTGTGATAACCATAGGCACTTGACAtcatatgaaacaaacatatgAAAAAATAACGTAGCATAGCTATAAACAGAAAAAGCTAGCTCCAAAAAGAGATGTCAACAACCCTCATATATTGACCCTCAGTTAGTTTTGAGGGGATATACCTTCCATAAGAGAAGGGCCCCCAACTAGCAGTAAGATGTAACCCGTAAGGGATAGATTCGACCATACTAGACTATGTTGCAGGCAGCTGTGCTTCAGTCCCTTTGAGCCAACAAGTCTGATATCTAA encodes:
- the LOC130391829 gene encoding uncharacterized protein LOC130391829; its protein translation is MDPVVARMVLVQVAGALVHRRGKQVHRRWWVHPILRTRNQRGEYHALVQELRLDALLFHQYFRMPPDYFDELLGKVGPLITVADTQFRSAIGPAERLAICLRYLATGDSFHTIGFSYRVGTSSVCRIVREVASAIWTALVEEEMSVPKRADWSTMAEQFEWRWNFPNCIGAIDGKHVVIQAPGNSGSLYYNYKGTFSLVLLAVVDADYLFRVVDVGGYDRTSDSGSLRNSAFGEALRDGTLDLPPARVISGAEQRGPLPHVFVGDEAFPLMTHLLRPFPGQHHTQEKRVFNYRLSRARLVVECAFGILASRWRMYRRVIGTSPEVAEVCVRATCVLHNFLERKKLQGRRRGVEPNIEPSTDPEALRDAPRMGSNNATRLTIQMREAYCAFFNEEGAVPWQPRA